The following are from one region of the Geoalkalibacter subterraneus genome:
- the atpE gene encoding ATP synthase F0 subunit C: MEFFAWCMIAAGFGMAIGSFGTGLGQGIAISRAVEGVARNPGASGKIMTIMLIGLAMIESLAIYVFVVAMIILFANPFTEQVMSLVG, translated from the coding sequence ATGGAATTTTTTGCTTGGTGTATGATTGCTGCCGGTTTCGGCATGGCTATCGGCTCTTTTGGTACCGGCCTCGGTCAGGGGATTGCCATCAGCCGTGCAGTTGAAGGCGTTGCCCGTAATCCCGGCGCAAGCGGCAAGATCATGACGATCATGCTGATCGGTCTGGCCATGATCGAGTCCCTGGCGATTTACGTTTTCGTTGTCGCCATGATTATTCTGTTCGCTAATCCCTTTACCGAACAGGTTATGTCTCTGGTTGGCTAA
- the rsxA gene encoding electron transport complex subunit RsxA — protein sequence MTGLLIILVSSIFVNNFVLARFLGICPFLGVSKKVETALGMGMAVTFVLTVASAMTWLVQRFVLAPLGVEYLQTIAFILVIAALVQLVEMVVQKTSPVLYQSLGIFLPLITTNCAVLGLAVLNIQKDYSFLEAVVFAVGAAIGFTLALVLFAGLRERLDLCPVPEAFRGTAIAMVTAGLLSLAFMGFAGLVAG from the coding sequence ATGACGGGTTTGTTGATCATTCTGGTCAGTTCTATTTTTGTCAACAATTTCGTTCTTGCGCGTTTTCTTGGGATCTGTCCCTTTCTCGGCGTTTCCAAAAAGGTCGAAACGGCACTCGGCATGGGAATGGCGGTCACCTTTGTTCTGACGGTGGCTTCTGCCATGACCTGGCTTGTCCAGAGATTCGTTCTGGCTCCGCTGGGGGTCGAATACCTGCAGACCATCGCCTTTATCCTGGTGATTGCGGCCCTGGTTCAGTTGGTCGAGATGGTCGTGCAGAAAACCAGCCCCGTCCTTTACCAGTCTCTCGGTATTTTTCTGCCCCTGATTACCACCAATTGTGCAGTGCTGGGGCTGGCTGTTCTGAATATTCAAAAAGATTATTCCTTTCTCGAGGCGGTTGTTTTTGCCGTCGGTGCTGCCATCGGCTTTACCCTGGCGCTGGTGTTGTTTGCCGGATTGCGCGAGCGTCTGGATCTGTGTCCGGTTCCCGAGGCTTTTCGCGGAACAGCTATTGCCATGGTCACTGCAGGACTGCTTTCCCTGGCGTTCATGGGGTTTGCCGGTCTGGTGGCCGGGTGA
- a CDS encoding NapC/NirT family cytochrome c, with the protein MKKLTDIVSAFTKGIARSRVSLVGAMVVTAVFPFLFGAILYDLTAHIDNTYMAALIYMILGPAFIGGLVLVFLGLFFFKGKEEVRLFTMDYLRDFFTDPTKFNKMRKLVFFAVFLTGVNIFIMGLLAYRGYHYMESNGFCGQFCHTVMNPEYTAYQNSPHSRVNCVECHIGSGATWFVKSKISGARQLAAVAFGTYPRPIETPVHGLRPARDTCEECHRPEKFHGDKLVIRDKFLDDEENTHVQSVLLMKIGSAGDRTTSAHGIHWHVAPENKIIYKAADWQRTVIPEVVLQQADGTEKVFRTRTDSEIEHADVREMDCIDCHNRPTHIYLPPGRAIDNKILEGKIPSEIPFIKKKAMEVVQKEYATQDEARTRIATDLTAWYKQNYPEIGRDNPEKLQKAITGIQEAYSENVFPEMKIEWNTYTNHIGHTEDFDFSIGCLRCHNDMHETESGEVISMDCDTCHLVLAQDEEDPEVLRTLGGGY; encoded by the coding sequence ATGAAAAAACTTACCGACATCGTTTCAGCTTTTACCAAAGGCATCGCGCGCAGCCGCGTTTCCCTTGTCGGGGCCATGGTTGTCACCGCCGTATTTCCTTTTCTCTTTGGAGCTATTCTCTACGACCTCACCGCCCACATCGACAATACCTACATGGCTGCCCTGATCTACATGATCCTGGGACCGGCTTTCATCGGCGGACTGGTCCTGGTTTTCCTCGGTCTGTTCTTCTTCAAAGGAAAAGAAGAGGTACGCCTGTTCACCATGGATTACCTGCGCGACTTTTTTACCGACCCCACCAAGTTCAACAAAATGCGCAAATTGGTCTTTTTTGCAGTCTTCCTTACGGGGGTCAATATTTTCATCATGGGGTTACTTGCTTACCGCGGCTACCATTATATGGAATCAAACGGTTTCTGCGGGCAGTTCTGTCACACGGTAATGAATCCGGAATACACCGCCTATCAGAACTCACCCCACTCTCGGGTCAATTGCGTCGAATGCCATATCGGCTCCGGAGCCACCTGGTTTGTCAAATCGAAGATTTCCGGGGCACGGCAGTTGGCCGCTGTCGCCTTCGGCACCTATCCTAGGCCAATTGAAACGCCTGTACACGGACTTCGCCCGGCCCGTGACACCTGTGAGGAGTGCCATCGTCCCGAGAAATTCCATGGCGACAAGCTTGTCATTCGTGACAAGTTTCTGGACGATGAAGAAAACACGCATGTCCAGAGCGTGCTGCTGATGAAAATCGGGTCGGCCGGCGACCGCACCACCAGTGCCCATGGAATTCACTGGCATGTGGCACCGGAAAACAAGATCATCTACAAAGCGGCAGACTGGCAGCGCACCGTGATCCCCGAGGTCGTTCTCCAGCAGGCGGATGGCACCGAGAAAGTTTTCCGCACCCGGACGGATTCGGAGATTGAACACGCAGATGTGAGAGAGATGGACTGCATCGACTGCCACAACCGCCCGACTCATATTTACCTGCCGCCCGGGCGTGCCATTGACAACAAGATCCTCGAGGGAAAAATCCCTTCTGAAATCCCCTTCATCAAGAAAAAGGCAATGGAAGTTGTGCAGAAAGAATATGCCACCCAGGATGAAGCGAGAACGCGCATTGCCACGGATCTGACCGCCTGGTACAAACAGAATTATCCCGAAATCGGCCGGGACAACCCTGAAAAACTTCAGAAAGCGATTACCGGTATCCAGGAAGCATACAGTGAAAATGTTTTCCCTGAGATGAAAATTGAATGGAATACCTATACCAACCACATCGGCCATACCGAGGATTTCGATTTCTCTATCGGCTGCCTGCGTTGTCACAACGACATGCATGAGACGGAAAGCGGAGAGGTCATCTCGATGGATTGCGACACCTGCCACCTGGTCCTCGCACAGGATGAGGAAGATCCGGAAGTCCTGCGCACTCTGGGCGGCGGTTACTGA
- the atpB gene encoding F0F1 ATP synthase subunit A — protein MTHPFLFLQWLEQKLNLHIGEHVTYSWFVILLLVIVAFLATRRTELVPKGFQNFMEVVVGIVQNLIDETMGKAGRPYLPLIATFALFILVSNLIALVPGFMPPTANLNTNAALALTVFAMTHIVGLKEHGLKYIKHFIGPVWWLAPIMLPIEIIGHLARPLSLSLRLFGNMYGHEIVLMIFLALVPFLLPVPMMLMGVLVAFIQTFVFTLLAMIYIAGSLEEAH, from the coding sequence ATGACACACCCTTTTTTATTTCTGCAGTGGCTCGAACAAAAACTTAACCTGCATATCGGCGAGCATGTGACCTATTCCTGGTTCGTCATTCTTCTTCTGGTTATCGTGGCATTTCTTGCGACCCGTCGTACAGAGCTTGTCCCCAAGGGTTTTCAGAACTTCATGGAAGTCGTTGTCGGCATCGTTCAGAACCTGATCGACGAAACCATGGGCAAGGCCGGCCGCCCTTATCTCCCCCTGATCGCCACTTTCGCTCTTTTCATCCTGGTATCCAACCTGATTGCCCTGGTGCCCGGCTTCATGCCGCCGACAGCCAATCTCAACACCAACGCGGCATTGGCGCTGACGGTGTTTGCAATGACTCACATTGTTGGCCTTAAGGAGCACGGGCTCAAATATATCAAACATTTTATCGGGCCGGTCTGGTGGCTGGCACCGATCATGCTCCCCATCGAAATCATCGGACACCTGGCACGACCTCTTTCACTGTCTCTTCGTCTCTTCGGCAACATGTACGGACATGAAATTGTGCTGATGATCTTTCTTGCGTTGGTGCCTTTCCTGCTCCCGGTGCCCATGATGCTGATGGGGGTTCTTGTCGCATTTATCCAGACCTTTGTTTTTACTCTTCTGGCGATGATCTATATCGCAGGATCTCTCGAAGAAGCGCATTAA
- a CDS encoding AtpZ/AtpI family protein — protein sequence MAEDDRQLFKSLGFLSSIGISMVAATIIGLAMGYYLDRWLETSPWLTLIFLLFGIIAGFRNMFILTRREVRRQQEQDDRDNRAGQ from the coding sequence ATGGCCGAAGACGACCGCCAACTTTTTAAATCGCTGGGCTTTCTGTCCAGCATCGGGATCTCCATGGTGGCGGCCACCATAATCGGCCTGGCCATGGGGTATTATCTCGACCGATGGCTTGAAACGTCGCCTTGGCTGACCCTGATTTTTCTGTTATTCGGTATCATCGCCGGGTTTCGCAACATGTTTATTCTGACCCGCAGGGAGGTCCGGCGCCAGCAGGAACAAGATGACCGAGACAATCGCGCCGGACAATGA
- a CDS encoding ATP synthase subunit I, which translates to MTETIAPDNDDQIQLQLARRNWIILGLLILGSLLWRSTAVTAGVAGGGLVAIIAFIWMRRSLRRVIAQAEHGNPRGRYQVSFLLRLAFIGTAIFVLIAVFKVNPVALAAGLSVMVFNILWLTLRRLA; encoded by the coding sequence ATGACCGAGACAATCGCGCCGGACAATGACGACCAGATCCAACTGCAACTAGCTCGTCGCAACTGGATCATTCTTGGCCTGCTGATTCTCGGGAGCTTGCTGTGGCGTTCCACCGCAGTGACAGCTGGCGTTGCCGGCGGTGGCCTTGTCGCAATTATCGCTTTTATCTGGATGCGACGATCGCTGCGTCGTGTCATCGCCCAGGCTGAGCACGGCAACCCGCGGGGCCGATATCAGGTAAGTTTTCTTCTTCGCCTTGCTTTCATCGGCACGGCGATTTTCGTGCTTATCGCCGTTTTTAAGGTTAACCCGGTTGCACTTGCCGCCGGCCTTTCGGTGATGGTGTTCAACATTTTATGGCTGACGCTGCGGCGCCTGGCCTGA
- a CDS encoding mechanosensitive ion channel family protein codes for MIKRHLILLLFVIFFGSSFGLGFAQEAAPSEYTSADKKFPGLARVAVEASELIGHASETFARLSQYEDTGDLEGRLEQTEARLIQTRERIARQGEPESWNVDRLLETLSQLKSGQSTLNQVMAQVVTRLAALDRMRSDWEARRTFWQQWEEHLTSQQSNLPSETFSQSLQTIGKVLSQISNTVAPLVVVQEELSRLLNEHQALIGRIESALKEVRGQTFKKTGHSLLSPEFYRQFEPTLVQEIQQGLRQALRFDTGFFSTQGWVSLLQAVSVFVVAGFIRRYRRLGEGTAEWRFLLDHPWATGIFVAMAFLGPLYSTVPAAWRLVLSTLAVFSATVLIAGIVRHPLKRLIVFLLAGMLVGLMGVQLINLPLPLLRLGVTLAALAGFPFCLVAASFCRRSTKERSSLFVFGLRVGALVFLITLLAQISGYSVLAIRLLESSIRSVFVVIGATMALRLGEGAIDFVLELPVFSRVRFIQRYGRELGRRLKWIFAVLVWVGGGYNLLAVWGLYDSFAQTWDDITGLGLTLGEVHLTLSMVLLSALVIYLSIQTSWILRATLETQFFPYRNVDRGVSDSIKKLLHYFLVFVGFLLAMGIAGLELRNFAVLAGAFGIGIGFGLQNIINNFVSGLILLFERPVKVGDIVVLDGEWGRVGKIGLRSTIIETFDQSELIVPNSRFISEKVTNWTFSNSRSRVVLPVGVAYGSDIELVLKILLEAAVRHELILKDPAPSPIFVGFGNSSLDFELRCWISDIGSRFTVRSDLGCYIDRRFREEGVEIPFPQRDLHLRSVDANVARELWKSGQANQKADREEKS; via the coding sequence ATGATAAAACGCCACCTTATTCTATTGCTGTTCGTGATTTTTTTTGGATCGAGTTTTGGATTGGGTTTCGCTCAGGAGGCCGCTCCGAGTGAATACACGTCAGCAGATAAAAAGTTCCCCGGCTTGGCCAGGGTTGCGGTAGAAGCCTCCGAGCTGATAGGCCATGCATCGGAAACCTTCGCGCGCCTGTCGCAATATGAAGATACCGGTGATCTGGAGGGGCGCCTGGAGCAGACTGAGGCGCGCCTGATCCAGACCCGAGAGCGTATCGCCCGTCAGGGTGAGCCTGAAAGCTGGAATGTGGACCGCTTGCTGGAGACTCTTTCCCAGCTTAAAAGCGGGCAATCAACTCTCAATCAGGTGATGGCGCAGGTCGTTACCAGGCTCGCGGCATTGGACCGCATGCGCAGCGACTGGGAGGCTCGGCGCACGTTCTGGCAACAATGGGAAGAGCACCTGACCTCACAGCAGAGCAATCTCCCCTCGGAAACTTTTTCCCAGAGTCTGCAAACCATCGGGAAGGTTCTGTCGCAGATTTCCAACACCGTGGCGCCGCTGGTCGTGGTGCAGGAGGAACTCTCGCGTCTGCTCAATGAACACCAAGCCTTGATCGGGCGTATCGAGTCGGCCTTGAAGGAAGTTCGGGGACAGACGTTTAAAAAAACCGGCCATTCTCTTCTCAGTCCCGAATTTTATCGACAATTTGAACCGACCCTGGTCCAAGAGATCCAGCAGGGCCTCCGGCAGGCTTTGCGATTTGACACGGGGTTTTTTTCCACCCAGGGATGGGTCTCTTTGCTGCAGGCCGTCTCGGTTTTTGTTGTGGCCGGTTTCATTCGCCGCTATCGCCGTCTCGGGGAGGGGACCGCAGAGTGGCGCTTTCTGCTTGACCACCCCTGGGCCACTGGAATCTTTGTTGCCATGGCATTTCTTGGGCCCCTGTATTCTACGGTGCCCGCCGCCTGGCGTCTTGTTCTTTCCACGCTGGCTGTTTTTTCAGCGACCGTTTTGATTGCTGGTATTGTGCGTCATCCCTTGAAGCGGCTGATCGTCTTTCTGCTGGCAGGCATGCTGGTGGGGTTGATGGGGGTGCAGCTGATCAACCTGCCGCTGCCGCTTCTTCGCCTGGGAGTCACTCTGGCGGCGCTGGCCGGGTTTCCCTTCTGCCTGGTGGCGGCCTCCTTCTGCCGACGCTCGACGAAGGAGCGATCATCTCTTTTTGTCTTTGGCCTGCGGGTGGGTGCCCTGGTTTTTCTGATCACGCTGCTGGCACAAATCAGCGGCTACAGTGTGCTTGCCATTCGGCTGCTTGAATCTTCCATTCGCTCGGTTTTTGTGGTTATTGGCGCCACCATGGCCTTGCGCCTTGGCGAGGGTGCGATCGATTTTGTTCTGGAACTACCGGTTTTTTCCAGGGTTCGTTTCATTCAGCGGTACGGCCGGGAACTGGGGCGCCGTCTTAAATGGATTTTTGCGGTACTGGTCTGGGTCGGCGGCGGTTACAATCTTCTTGCGGTGTGGGGGCTGTATGATTCTTTTGCCCAGACCTGGGATGACATCACCGGCCTGGGCCTGACCCTGGGTGAAGTTCACCTGACTTTATCCATGGTGTTGTTGTCCGCCTTGGTGATCTATCTTTCGATACAGACCTCATGGATCCTGCGCGCCACCCTGGAGACGCAATTTTTCCCCTATCGAAATGTTGACCGCGGAGTGAGCGATTCCATCAAGAAGCTCCTGCACTATTTCCTTGTCTTTGTAGGATTCCTCCTGGCCATGGGGATAGCAGGTCTAGAGCTGCGCAATTTTGCCGTCCTTGCAGGCGCTTTCGGTATCGGCATCGGCTTCGGACTGCAGAATATCATCAACAATTTCGTCAGTGGCCTGATTCTTCTGTTTGAAAGACCGGTCAAAGTCGGCGATATTGTCGTTCTTGACGGGGAATGGGGCAGGGTGGGTAAGATTGGACTTCGTTCGACCATTATCGAGACCTTCGACCAATCGGAACTGATCGTTCCCAACAGCCGGTTTATCTCGGAGAAGGTGACCAACTGGACTTTCTCAAACTCCCGTTCGCGGGTCGTGCTGCCGGTTGGCGTCGCCTACGGCAGCGATATCGAGCTGGTGCTGAAAATCCTGCTGGAGGCGGCGGTGAGGCACGAACTCATTCTCAAGGACCCAGCCCCTTCACCGATCTTTGTGGGCTTTGGCAACAGCTCCCTGGATTTTGAGCTGCGATGCTGGATCTCAGATATCGGAAGCAGGTTCACTGTGCGCAGTGATCTGGGGTGTTATATCGACAGGCGGTTCCGTGAAGAGGGTGTTGAGATCCCCTTCCCGCAGCGTGATCTGCACCTTCGATCCGTCGATGCAAACGTGGCCAGGGAGTTGTGGAAGAGCGGTCAAGCCAATCAAAAGGCGGATCGGGAAGAGAAATCCTGA
- a CDS encoding cytochrome c3 family protein yields MLKVLPRILVALLLFGFLGSQALAANGLAIDPQTCIDCHEDVVSAETFANSVHGQNACTSCHVEITSVDAHMMGEIEVKPVNCVRCHKKETAEHYASVHMLNDIGCSACHYDIHEHNYWEGDKRIATSKCAECHFDVHETFEASIHGQALEAGNMDSAACFDCHGLHEIKPLGDPSSHDNREFHTRVCLDCHNDQEMMSRNGVNTVAVDTYMDSYHGKNYRLGYPELVAGCADCHTSHAVLPAENPDSSVHPDHLVETCANCHENATPLFTKFYSHGSYHDAENYPILYWTFMAMTGLLVTTFAVFWLHTLLWMFRGFVENREKKAALIRGDHVHHIPDAHKIYRRFTRRHIFLHLLVIISFLILSLTGLPLKFADQAWARIMMDWYGGAPVAAALHRLGAVITFVYFGAAMVMSVQFLFVRQDIPGNPIQRLFGPDSLFPNLRDVRDIAGMFRWFLFLGPKPTFERWTYWEKFDFLAVFWGMFAIGGSGLMLWFPEFFGTFLPGWMFNVATIVHSDEALLATGFIFTVHFFNTHGRPEKFPMDFVIFNGEINKEEFLEERADQWRRYEELGITEQFVKPKPSGVVYDFILKAFGFSAVFIGITLVILMVYAFMHGSGH; encoded by the coding sequence ATGCTGAAGGTCTTACCCCGCATTCTCGTTGCCCTATTGCTGTTCGGCTTTCTGGGCTCCCAGGCTCTGGCAGCAAACGGCTTGGCCATTGATCCCCAGACCTGCATCGACTGCCATGAGGATGTTGTCTCGGCCGAAACTTTTGCAAATTCGGTCCATGGGCAGAACGCCTGTACCAGCTGCCACGTCGAGATAACCTCGGTTGATGCTCACATGATGGGTGAAATTGAGGTCAAGCCCGTCAATTGCGTTCGCTGCCACAAAAAAGAGACCGCCGAGCACTATGCATCAGTCCATATGCTCAACGATATCGGCTGCTCCGCCTGCCATTACGATATCCATGAGCATAACTACTGGGAAGGCGATAAACGCATTGCCACCTCCAAGTGCGCCGAATGTCATTTTGACGTTCACGAAACTTTTGAGGCATCCATTCACGGTCAGGCACTTGAAGCCGGTAATATGGATTCAGCGGCATGTTTTGATTGCCATGGATTGCATGAGATCAAACCTCTTGGTGATCCTTCTTCCCACGACAACCGTGAATTCCACACCCGCGTATGTCTCGACTGCCACAATGACCAGGAGATGATGAGCCGCAACGGCGTCAATACCGTTGCTGTTGACACGTATATGGACAGCTACCACGGCAAGAATTATCGCCTTGGCTATCCCGAACTGGTTGCAGGCTGTGCCGATTGTCACACCTCGCATGCCGTGCTGCCCGCAGAAAACCCCGACTCCAGCGTGCATCCCGACCATCTGGTCGAGACCTGCGCCAACTGCCATGAAAACGCGACTCCGCTGTTTACCAAGTTCTACTCGCATGGCAGCTACCACGATGCAGAAAATTATCCGATTCTTTACTGGACGTTCATGGCGATGACCGGATTGCTGGTCACGACTTTCGCAGTCTTCTGGCTGCATACACTGCTGTGGATGTTCCGCGGTTTTGTTGAAAACCGTGAGAAGAAAGCTGCGCTGATTCGTGGCGATCACGTGCATCACATCCCTGATGCCCATAAGATCTACCGTCGTTTCACCCGGCGCCATATTTTTCTGCACCTCCTTGTCATCATCAGCTTCCTGATTCTGTCCCTGACAGGCCTGCCGCTGAAGTTTGCCGACCAGGCCTGGGCAAGAATCATGATGGACTGGTACGGTGGCGCCCCTGTGGCTGCCGCGCTCCATCGCCTGGGTGCCGTGATTACCTTCGTTTATTTCGGTGCAGCGATGGTCATGAGCGTGCAGTTCCTGTTCGTTCGGCAGGATATTCCCGGCAACCCCATTCAGCGCCTCTTTGGTCCTGACTCGCTGTTCCCCAACCTGCGCGATGTGCGCGATATCGCCGGCATGTTCCGCTGGTTCCTGTTCCTCGGGCCCAAGCCGACTTTTGAGCGCTGGACCTACTGGGAAAAGTTCGACTTCCTTGCCGTCTTCTGGGGTATGTTTGCCATCGGCGGTTCCGGCCTCATGCTGTGGTTCCCCGAATTCTTCGGCACATTCCTGCCGGGCTGGATGTTCAACGTGGCCACCATCGTCCATTCGGACGAAGCCCTGCTGGCAACCGGCTTTATTTTTACCGTCCACTTCTTCAATACTCACGGACGGCCCGAGAAATTCCCCATGGACTTCGTTATTTTCAATGGCGAAATCAATAAAGAGGAGTTTCTCGAAGAACGCGCTGATCAGTGGCGGCGTTATGAGGAACTCGGCATCACCGAGCAATTCGTCAAACCTAAACCCTCCGGTGTTGTCTATGACTTCATCCTGAAAGCATTCGGCTTCAGCGCCGTGTTTATCGGGATTACCCTGGTCATCCTGATGGTCTATGCCTTTATGCACGGCAGCGGCCACTAG
- a CDS encoding RnfABCDGE type electron transport complex subunit B, with protein MLEAIVSLGGIGLSAAILLGLASKKFAVEVDPRELEILDALPGANCGACGFPGCAGFARALAEGKVDPAACTPGGQATIERLASILGVSAKLREPEVAVVICQGDRVKAKDKYRYLGVEDCNAAQKLADGPKACPGGCLGLGSCVRACPFGAIEITKQGLAVISREKCTGCTKCIAVCPRQVIRMVPASATVHVLCNSHDKGAVVRKYCQVGCIACQICKKAAPEAYVIEDFLARVVYAHHGQAAPAIEKCPTHCIRDFIAGYPEGSTFAPSIVPTSDEAA; from the coding sequence ATGCTGGAAGCGATAGTAAGTCTGGGAGGGATCGGGCTGTCGGCGGCGATTCTTCTCGGGCTGGCGTCAAAAAAGTTCGCAGTGGAAGTTGATCCCCGGGAGTTGGAAATCCTCGATGCCCTGCCGGGGGCCAACTGCGGGGCCTGTGGATTTCCGGGTTGCGCCGGTTTTGCCCGTGCGCTGGCTGAAGGAAAGGTTGACCCCGCCGCCTGTACGCCCGGTGGCCAGGCGACTATTGAACGGCTTGCATCCATCCTTGGTGTTTCCGCCAAGCTGCGTGAGCCTGAGGTGGCCGTGGTGATCTGTCAGGGCGACCGGGTCAAGGCGAAGGATAAATACCGTTACCTCGGGGTGGAGGATTGCAATGCGGCTCAGAAGCTCGCAGATGGCCCTAAGGCGTGCCCTGGTGGTTGCCTGGGGCTCGGCAGCTGTGTGCGGGCCTGCCCGTTTGGAGCCATCGAGATCACCAAGCAGGGGCTGGCGGTCATCAGCCGGGAAAAGTGTACCGGCTGCACCAAGTGCATTGCTGTGTGTCCGCGCCAGGTTATCCGCATGGTGCCCGCCTCTGCCACCGTCCATGTCCTTTGCAACAGTCATGACAAGGGTGCAGTCGTGCGCAAGTACTGTCAGGTCGGCTGTATCGCCTGTCAGATCTGCAAAAAGGCTGCGCCTGAAGCCTATGTGATTGAAGATTTTCTTGCCCGGGTCGTCTATGCCCATCATGGGCAGGCGGCTCCGGCAATTGAAAAGTGCCCGACGCATTGTATTCGTGATTTTATTGCCGGATATCCTGAAGGGAGCACTTTTGCCCCTTCGATTGTTCCCACCTCCGACGAAGCGGCCTGA
- the hemL gene encoding glutamate-1-semialdehyde 2,1-aminomutase translates to MNHTKSSQLFAEAKKYIPGGVNSPVRAFKSVGCDPVFITHASGSQVYDSDGNSYIDYVQSWGPMILGHAHPKVIEAICKTAAEGTSFGAPTHLETQLAQMVCEAYPNIEKIRMVSSGTEATMSAIRLARGYTGRDKIIKFDGCYHGHADSLLVKAGSGAATFGVPTSPGVPADFAKHTLTANYNDLDEVKQMVAANKDQIAGIILEPVAGNMGCVAPRAGFLEGLRELCTQEGILLIIDEVMTGFRLAYGGAQERLGVRGDLVCLGKIIGGGMPVGAFGGKQEVMDQLSPGGGIYQAGTLSGNPLAMSAGIATLTLLKEEGFYEQIEEKSAYLEKGLRDAASRTAHKTCLQRVGGMFCTYFQEGPVSNFADAARSDVETFGRFFRAMLDKGIYLAPSQFEAGFMSIAHTRENLDRTIEAAQEAFSSL, encoded by the coding sequence ATGAACCACACCAAGTCAAGCCAACTTTTCGCTGAAGCAAAAAAATACATCCCCGGCGGGGTCAACAGCCCTGTACGCGCCTTCAAATCGGTCGGCTGCGACCCGGTTTTCATTACCCACGCCAGCGGCTCGCAGGTGTATGACAGCGACGGCAACAGCTATATCGACTATGTGCAGTCCTGGGGTCCGATGATTCTTGGCCACGCTCATCCCAAAGTAATCGAGGCCATCTGCAAAACTGCGGCCGAGGGAACCTCTTTCGGCGCGCCGACCCATTTGGAAACCCAACTGGCACAGATGGTCTGTGAAGCCTACCCCAATATCGAAAAGATCCGCATGGTTTCCTCGGGAACCGAGGCCACCATGAGCGCTATCCGCCTTGCCCGCGGCTATACGGGCCGCGACAAGATTATTAAATTCGACGGATGCTACCATGGCCACGCCGACAGCCTGCTGGTTAAAGCCGGCAGCGGCGCCGCCACCTTCGGCGTCCCGACCTCGCCCGGCGTTCCCGCGGATTTTGCCAAACATACCCTGACGGCAAATTACAACGACCTTGATGAGGTCAAACAAATGGTCGCCGCCAACAAGGACCAAATAGCGGGCATTATCCTCGAACCCGTCGCCGGCAATATGGGCTGCGTCGCACCCCGTGCCGGATTCCTCGAAGGTCTGCGCGAGCTCTGCACTCAAGAGGGGATCCTCCTGATCATCGACGAAGTTATGACCGGATTTCGCCTGGCCTACGGCGGAGCGCAGGAGCGCCTAGGCGTGCGCGGCGACCTTGTGTGCCTCGGAAAAATCATCGGTGGCGGCATGCCCGTCGGCGCCTTCGGCGGCAAACAGGAGGTTATGGACCAATTGTCGCCCGGCGGAGGGATCTACCAGGCGGGAACCCTGTCCGGAAATCCCCTGGCCATGAGCGCCGGCATCGCCACCCTCACCCTGCTCAAGGAAGAGGGCTTTTACGAGCAGATTGAGGAAAAGAGCGCCTATCTCGAAAAAGGATTGCGCGATGCAGCTTCCCGCACCGCGCATAAAACCTGCCTGCAGCGCGTCGGGGGGATGTTCTGTACCTATTTCCAGGAAGGTCCCGTGTCCAATTTCGCCGATGCGGCCCGCAGCGACGTCGAAACATTCGGTCGCTTTTTCCGCGCCATGCTCGATAAGGGGATCTACCTCGCTCCGTCACAGTTTGAAGCAGGCTTTATGAGTATCGCCCATACCCGCGAAAACCTCGACCGCACAATCGAAGCGGCCCAGGAGGCTTTTTCCAGCCTGTAA